The proteins below come from a single Maridesulfovibrio ferrireducens genomic window:
- a CDS encoding type II toxin-antitoxin system MqsA family antitoxin, translated as MNGYKCPLCGKGQILESLTSKDYEYKGNSLTIDNILLRKCDTCGDSFEMMDDNKHMYEELLKFKSKVNGLLISSGTVECLAGRKRK; from the coding sequence CAAGTGTCCACTATGTGGCAAAGGCCAGATTCTTGAAAGTTTGACATCGAAAGATTATGAATACAAAGGGAATTCTTTAACAATAGATAATATTCTGCTTAGGAAATGTGACACCTGTGGAGATTCTTTCGAAATGATGGACGACAATAAGCATATGTATGAAGAGTTACTCAAGTTTAAGAGCAAAGTTAATGGTCTTCTTATCTCTTCTGGGACTGTAGAGTGTCTCGCGGGAAGGAAAAGAAAATGA